The DNA sequence CGCGCGAAGCGGGCACGCCCCGGCCGTTCCGACCGGAGGACGGGCCACCGCCCTGGGAAGCCGGGCCGCGCCCGCCGCGCGGCGGAGGCGTCCCCTGGCCTCCCGGCCGGCGCTGCGCGCGCTCCGGGTAGGTGTCCGCGAGGCGGCCGGTGGGCCGCTCCGCCTCGGCGCCGCGCGGCGCCGGGGGACGGACGTCGGCGAGGCCCTGGGCCTCCCGCGCCGCGATCTCCTTGAGCCGCAGCGACAGTTGGAGCGTGCTCGGCCGCTCCTCCGGGTCCTTCGCCAGACAGGCGCGGACCAGCGGGGCCAGCGCGTCCGGGACGCCGTGCAGGTGCGCCTCCTCGTGCACGACGCGGTACAGCATCACCTCGGAACTGCCGTGCCCGAAGGGCGAGTCGCCCATCGACGCGTACGCGAGCGTGGCACCCAGCGAGAACACGTCCGTGGCCGGTGTGACCGCGGCGCCGCGCACCTGCTCCGGGGCGAGGAACCCGGGCGAGCCGACCGCCGTGCCGACGTGCGTGAGCGTCGAGGCGCCGGTCGCCCAGGCGATGCCGAAGTCGATGATCCGCGGCCCCTTCGGGGACAGCAGGATGTTGGACGGCTTGAGGTCCCGGTGCACCACACCGGCCTCGTGGACGGCGACCAGCCCCTCGGACAGGGCCGCGCCGACCGCGGCGACCTCGGCGGCGCCGAGCGGCCCCTCGTCGGCGACCTTGTCGTGCAGCGACGGTCCGGGCACGTACTGCGTGGCGAACCACGGCCGGTCGGCGTCGAGGTCGGCGGCCACCAGCCGGGCCGTACAGCCACCGCGGATGCGCCGGGCCGCCGAGACCTCACGCGCGAACCGCGAGCGGAACTCCTGGTCCTCCGCGAGGTCCGGCCGGATGACCTTCAGCGCGACCCGCTGCCCCTTCTTGTCGGAGCCCAGGTAGACCACGCCCATCCCGCCCGCGCCGAGCCGTCGGTGGAGCCTGAAAGAGCCGACGACGCGCGGGTCCTCGCGCCTCAGGCGCATCATCGCCATGTTCATCCCCGCTGCCCGGTCCTGTGACGTGCCACAGCTTACGTTTCCACGGCCGCCCGTGCGCAGAGGCCGCGCCCTCTCGAACCGATCGATTGTCAGTGCCCGGTGGGACACTTGAAGAGTGGTCAGGGGGCGCGTGAGCAGGCCTGGTTCACGCGGTGCCCGATCCCAACCGTCCGACACCGAAGGGGGATTGATCGCGTGAAGGGTGACCGTGTGGAGATCGTCGTGGACGCGGGGGACACGACGCGCACGTACGAGGTCGTGGCGAGCAGGGCCGGTCGCCGCGTGGAGACGGCGGTGCGCCGGGGGGTGGTCGAAGTGAGCGAAGTCACCCGAACCGGGGCCGTGGTGCGCACGGCCCGCTTCATGGCGAACCGGGTGCTCGCGCTGGTGGAACAGCCGGTGCCGCGGGAGGAGAGCTCGGAGAAAGCCGGACAGAGCGGGCGGCCCTTCCGGGATGTCCCTGAGACGTAGGACCCCGTCTCCACCCAGGGGAGTACGCAGTGGGGCACGGCTCATCCTCCGGGAGGCCCGGCAATCGGTACGAGGGCATGACGCCCGGAAAGCGCCGGACCCCTAGATTTGAGGTCAAGCGGCGGGTGCAGCACTCGTCCCCCGAGGTCAGACGCCCGCCGCTGCCAAGGACAACAGAAACGGTCAGGAGAGGGACCATGGCCCACACGGCACCGCGGACCGCGATCCGCACGCGGGAACACGGCGAGGGCCGTCGTCACCCGCTGGTGGCGACGCTGATGGCCCTTCCCCTGGCGGTCCTGCTCCTCCTCGTCTTCGACGGGTGGGAGACGGTGGCCACACAGGCGTCGTCCGTGGGCGAGATGCTGGGGCGCTGAGCGGCGACCCCAGGCCCGGAAGAGCGGTCCGGGCGGGGACATCCACCCATGAAACCCCGTGGGGACGGGGGTGCGGCGGACGGCAGAAAATGCCGGCGCAGCTGGGGAGCTGCGCCGGCATTGCCGTGCCCGCGAACACCGGGCACGCCACACGTGCCGCCGGTGGCCGGCCCGGACCGGGCGCCGGGACGCGCCCCCCGACCGGCATCAGCGCCGCGCACACCCCCACGTACGCTCCCCCCAGACCCGCACCCAGGGAGCCACGTGACCCCGGACCTCCTCCTGCCCGAACTCACCGCCCGCGCCGTCCGCATGGCCCACACCCGCACCCCCGCCTGCCCCTGCGCGGCCACCCGCACGCTCGCCCACCGCCCCGACGCCACCGTCGTACGCCACGCGGACACCGTCGCCAAGGCCCACCCCCCGGACTCGGACCCCGCCGAGCTGACCCTCCGCCTCGCCGCCGCCGCGCGGCGACCGGACGTCTTCCTCGCCCCGCTCGGCCCGACGCCCGCCCTCCTGCACGGCCGCCTCGTGACCTTCTGGCCGTACGGCACCCCCGTGGACCCGGACGACCCCGACGCCGCCCCCTGGGAAGCGGCCGCCACCCTGCTCGCCCGGCTGCACCGCACCCCGCTCACCGGCGCCACCGCCGGACTCCCCGTCATGCGCGGCCCGGCCAAGGCCGCCCTCGCCGTCGCCCGCCTGCGTGCCGCCGGGGACACCCCCGCCGCCGTCCCCGTACTGCGGGCCTGGGCCGCCCTGCCCCCCTGGGCGCGGGCCGAGGCGCCCCTGCCCGACGCCACCGCCCTCTGCCACGGCGATCTCCACCTGGGCCAGCTCGTACGTCTCCCCGACGGTTCCTGGCGGCTGATCGACGTGGACGACCTGGGTGTGGGCGTGCCCGCCTGGGACCTGGCGCGTCCGGCGGCCTGGTTCGCCTGCGGGCTCCTCCCGGCGCAGGAGTGGGCGCGTTTCCTCGACGCCTACCGCGCGGCGGGCGGACCGGCCGTCCCCGCCGGCGCCGACCCGTGGGCCGTACTGGACGTCCCGGCCCGTGCCCTCACCGTGCAGACCGCCGCGCGGATGATCGGCAGGGCCGTGGGGGAGCGGCGGCCCCTGGACGAGGTGGAGCAGTCCGTGGTCGACGCCTGCGCCCGCATGGCGGCCCTCCCGCCGGGGGAGCACCACGAGTCCGGGAAGTAGGGTGCAACCGACCGGAGCCGGACGAAGTCTGTCCTGGCGAAACGTGAAGCAGGGCCGACCGGCGAGGAGTTGAACCGATCATGCAGTGTCCCAAGTGTCGTGCGCCGATGCACACCTACAACCGCAACGGCGTTCAGATCGAGCAGTGCAGCGGGTGCCGAGGGATCTTCCTCGACTACGGCGAGCTGGAGTCGCTGACCCGTCTGGAGTCCCAGTGGGCCCAGCCCGCCCCGCCGGCGCCGCCCGCCGCCCCGCAGGCGTACCCGGCGGCTCCGGCCCCGCAGCCTCCGGCCTGGGGCGCCGCCCCGCACGGCGGCCACCACGGTAACCGCCGGCACAAGAGCTTCGGGCACATGCTGTTCTCGTCCTGAACGCCTGGTCCTCGGGGGAAGACCCCGAGGACGACCGAACCCCCGGCCGCTGTCCGCGGCCGGGGGTTCCGGTGTGGTGTGGACGATACTGGGATTGAACCAGTGACCTCTTCCGTGTCAGGGAAGCGCTCTCCCGCTGAGCTAATCGTCCTCGGGACCACGATCACTCCGAGGAGCGGATCATGGGCACTGCGTGCGCGATACTGGGATTGAACCAGTGACCTCTTCCGTGTCAGGGAAGCGCTCTCCCGCTGAGCTAATCGCGCGGGGGATCCGAAGATCCGGAATCCGTAGATCCGGGACGGAGGATCCAGTGGACGATACTGGGATTGAACCAGTGACCTCTTCCGTGTCAGGGAAGCGCTCTCCCGCTGAGCTAATCGTCCTTGGAGGTGGAGACGGGATTTGAACCCGTGTAGACGGCTTTGCAGGCCGTTGCCTCGCCTCTCGGCCACTCCACCAGGAGTGATGGGGCCCGGGAGGCCCCTCTTCCTACGAGCGGACGACGAGGCTCGAACTCGCGACCTCAACCTTGGCAAGGTTGCGCTCTACCAACTGAGCTACGTCCGCCTGTCGTTTCGGTCGGCTTGCGCGTCCCGGCGACGAACTGAACTCTAGCGGATTCCCGGGCCAGTACAAAAACCCGTTTGTGCAGCGTGCTGCGGTGCCCCTGCTCACGGGCGCGCTCGCGGCGCCCCGGCGGACACGACCGCGTCGCCCGCGATGCCCCCGCCATAGACTCGTGACGTGCCCGACCTCCCGCCTCTCGCCCGCTTCGGCGACCGCGTCGCCACCGGCCTCCTCGACGTCACCGACGACCCGGCAGCCCTGGACTCCCGGGGTTTCTGGGCCGTCTGCGCGGACTTCGAGGGCCGTTTGACCTGCGCCCGCTTCCGTGACGTACGCGAGGAGCCGGTGCCCGCGCCGGGCGGCTGGAGGGGCCCGGCGGTGGGTGACTGGACGTCGTCCCTCGACCGCGCGGCGTACACGGCTGCCGTCGGCCGCATCCGGGCGCACATAGCCGCCGGCGAGGTCTACCAGGCGAACCTCTGCCGCGTCCTGTCCGCGCCGGTGCCGGACGACGCCGACGTGGACGCCCTCACCGCCCTGCTCGCCCGGGGCAACCCGGCGCCCTATGCAGGAACGATTCGCCTCCCGGGTCACGGCGTGGAGATCGCCACCGCCTCGCCCGAACTGTTCCTCGGCCGCGACGGGCGGGTCGTGGAGTCCGGACCGATCAAGGGCACCGGACGCACCGAGGCGGACCTCCTGGAGAAGGACTACGCCGAGAACGTCATGATCGTCGACCTGGTCCGCAACGACATCGGCCGCGTCTGCGCCACCGGCACGGTCACCGTCCCCGACCTGTGCGCCGTCGAGAAGCACCCGGGCCTGGTCCACCTGGTGTCGACCGTACGGGGCGAGCTGCGGGCCGGCGCCGGGTGGCCGGAGCTGCTCGCGGCGGCCTTCCCGCCCGGCTCCGTCACCGGCGCGCCCAAGTCGAGCGCGCTGCGGATCATCGAGGCGCTGGAGACGGCGCCCCGCGGCCCGTACTGCGGCGGCATCGGCTGGGTCGACGCCGACCGCGGCACCGCCGAGCTGGCGGTGGGCATCCGCACCTTCTGGATCGACCGGGACGCGGACGGCGGCGCCGTGCTGCGCTTCGGCACCGGCGCCGGGATCACCTGGGGGTCCGACCCGGAGGGGGAGTGGCGGGAGACCGAGCTGAAGGCCTCCAGACTGCTCGCGGTAGCGTCGGGAGCGTACGAGGTGAGTGAAGGGACCAACAGGTGAAGATCTGGCTCGACGGCGGGCTGAAGGACATCGAGTCCGCCCGTGTCTCCGTCTTCGACCACGGACTGACCGTGGGCGACGGCATCTTCGAGACGGTGAAGGCCGTGGACGGGCGCCCGTTCGCGCTCACCCGGCATCTCGACCGGCTGACCCGGTCGGCCCGGGGCCTCGGACTGCCCGACCCCGACCTCGACGAGGTCCGCCGCGCCTGCGCCGCCGTCCTGGAGGCCAACCCGATGCCGCTCGGCCGGCTGCGCCTCACCTACACCGGCGGCCACGGCCCGCTCGGCTCCGACCGCGGCGAGCACGGCCCGACCCTCGTGGTCGCCCTCGGCGGGACCACCCGCCGCCCCGACTCCACCGCCGTCATCACCGTCCCCTGGACGCGCAACGAACGCGGCGCGCTCACCGGCCTGAAGACCACCTCGTACGCCGAGAACGTGGTCGCCCTCGCCCGCGCCCGCGAACAGGGCGCCTCCGAGGCGCTGTTCGGCAACACCGTCGGACAGCTCTGCGAGGGCACCGGGTCGAACGTCTTCGTCGTCCTCGACGGTGAGCTGCACACCCCGCCGCTCGCCTCCGGCTGCCTCGCCGGCATCACCCGCGCCCTCGTCGTGGAATGGGCCGGCGCCAAGGAGACCGACCTGCCGCTGGACGTCCTGGAGCGGGCCGAGGAGGTCTTCCTCACCTCGACCCTGCGCGACGTACAGGCCGTGCACCGCGTCGACGAGCGCGAACTGCCCGGGGCCCCGGGCCCGGTGACCGCCAAGGCCATGCGGATCTTCGACGAGCGTGCCGGGGCCGACCTCGATCCGTGACCGCGCCGAAATTCGGCTGAGCCAGGGCCCGTCAGCGGGTAGAACTCCGGTGATGACCACCACCCTGCGGCCGGCCGAGCCGCTTCAGCAGAACGCCGACGGGACCCGCTCGCGCCGCTACCAGGTGTGCGTGAACAGCCGTCCCGTCGGCGGGATACACCTCGGCACCCATCCGGTCTTCGGCGACGCCGTGGCCCGGATCATCAGCCTGGCCATCGAGGAACCGGACCGCCGGCGCGGCCGGGGCACGGTGGCCGCGCTGGCCGCCGAGGAGGTGGCGCGCGGCTGGGGCTGCCGCCGCATCGAGGCGACGGTCCCCGCCGGCGCCGGGTCCGCCCTCGGCCTCGCCACGGCGCTCGGCTACGTCGTGCGCAACCGCAACATGGAGAAGCCCCTCGCCGCCGCGCCGCCCGCGCTGCCGCCGGGCAGCACCGCCCGGCCCATGACGGACGCGGAGTTCGGCCCCTGGCGGGCCAGGGGCACCGAGGAGTACGTGCGCACCTGGGTCGCGCGCGGAGTGCCGGAGGCGGAGGCGCGCGCCAAGGCGGCGACGGACGACACCGAGCTGCTGCCCGACGGCCGCGCCACCGAGGGCATGCTCTTCACCGTCCTCGAACACGAGGGGACGGCGGTCGGCACCCTGTGGCTGGCGATGCGCGGGGAGGGCGCCTACGTCTTCGACGTGGAGGCCGACGCCGCCCACCGCGGGCGCGGCCACGGACGCACGCTCATGCTGCTCGCCGAGGCCCAGTCGATCGCCGCGGGCAAGCGCGTCCTCGGCCTCAACGTGTTCGCCGGCAACACACCGGCCGAGCGCCTCTACGACTCCCTCGGCTACGACACGACGCGCTACACCCTCTACAAGCCGCTGGTGTAGCAGCCGCGCGGGCGCCGGGAGCGGCCCCCGGGCGCCCTGGGATCAGCCGTCCTGCCCGGCCGCCAGCAGCCGGTCGGCGATCTCCTCGACGCGCTCGCGCAGGCCCTCCTGGCTCTTGCCCCCGTCCAGCCGCTCACCGCCGATGACGTACGTCGGGGTGCCGGTCACGCCGATCGCCTTGCCCTCCGCCTGGTCGGCGTCCACGATCAGGATGTGCCGTCCGTCGATCAGGGCGGTGTCGAACTCCTCCGCGTCCAGACCGAGTTCGGCCGCGACCTCGACCAGGAAGGCCTCGCCCCGGCGGTCCAGCTCCTCGACCCGCGCCAGCACCGCCTCGACGTACGGCCATCCGCTCCCCTGCTCCAGCGCCTCCTCGGCGGCCTGGGCGGCGGCGAAGGAGTGCTTGTGCTTCTCCAGGGGGAAGTGCCGCAGCCGCAGGTCCAGCCGGTCGCCGTAGCGGGCGCGCAGGGCGCGGAGGTCGTCGAGGGCACTGCGGCAGTCCGGACACTGCAGCTCGCACCAGACGTCGAGGACGGGCGCGGCGGGACGGGCGGGGGAGGAGTCGCTCATGCCCCCAGTCTCCCAGCCGGGCCCCGGACCACCCAATCCGACCTCGCGCTCGGCCTCACCGGCCCGTGCGCCGACCGAGGCGGCCGGTCACGGGGTCCGTGGCACGGGGGACCCACGGATGATCCCGACCCGGAGATGTCCCTGATGTCCACCCCGCGGCATGGCCCCGCGGGGTCCGCCAGGTGCAGGATGGAAAGGACGGGGCACCCCGCCGCGACCGCACCCTGCCTTTGGAGGACCGGATGATTGCCGAGACAGTCTGCGCCGCCGTGTCCGCGGCAGGCCTGGGCATCGCCGTCATCACGGCCTACCGCAAGCGTTTCCTCGCGGCGGCCCGCATCGCCGCCTACTCGCTCGTTCCCGTCGCCCTGGTGATGACCGGCGTCGTGGACTGGCTCGCCGACACCGCCTTCAGCCCGACGGCCTGGGCGGGCTTCGGACTGCTGGGCCTGTCCTGGGTGCTGTTCGCCACGACGCGCGCGGTGGAGCGCCGGCGCGGCGGCACCCGCAAGGAGCGCAAGGCGGCCCGGGCGGCGGCGGCCCCCGAAGCGGTGGCCCCCCGGGCTTCGGCGCCCTCCCTGGACCGGGGCACCCGCCCGGCCGCCCGGCCGGCGCCCGCCTCCCGGGGCGAGGACGACTTCAGCGACATCGAGGCCATCCTCAAGAAGCACGGCATATGACCGTGCCTCACCGCGGGTGAACCGGGCGGGGACCAGCGGAAACGTCACAGGGTGTCCCCGGAGCGCCAGGAAGTGATCACAACCCGTACCGGAGATCGCGGATTCGGCGAACTCGCATGCTTTCCGTGAGTGTTGATCGCGTCGGGCGCTCCGGATGCGTCATCATCGCGGCGAGATGCTGGACACGACACAGAGCGATGCCGCGCCGCCGCAGGACGAGCCGCGCGGATGCCTCTTCGCCCTTTCCCAGCCACCGCTGATGATCTTCCTTGCGGTGATCGGGTGTCTGCTGCTCACGGCTGCCCTGCACGACCTGCTGTGGCTGTGAGCCGTACCCGCGGTACCCGGCGTCACCCGTCGGGACCGCGTCGGCACGGCATCGAAAGCCCCACCGTCCCGCCCGGACGGCACCCGGTTCGACCGCGCCCGGCCTGGCGGAGCCCGCCCGGTCAGCCCGCCGCCTCCTTGCGCCGCGCCCGGTAGGCGGCGACATGCAGGCGGTTGCCGCAGGTACGGCTGTCGCAGTACCGGCGCGAGCGGTTGCGGGAGAGATCGACGAAGGCGTGCCGGCAGTCCGGGGCCTCGCAGCGCCGCAGCCGCTCCTGCTCCCCGGCGACCACGAAGAACGCCAGCGCCATCCCGCAGTCGGCGGCCAGGTGGTCGGCCACGGAGGCGCCGGGCGCGAAGTAGTGCACATGCCAGTCGTAGCCGTCGTGGTCGGTGAGCCGGGGAGTGGTCCCCGCGGCCGCGATCAGCTCGTTGATCAGCCCGGCGGCGGCGCGGGCGTCGGCGGCGGCGAAGACCGCCGAGAACCGGGAGCGGATCTTGCGGACCGCGGCCAGGTCGAACTCCGTGAGCACCCCCACCTCGCTGACCTGGTGCTGCTGCACGAACACCTCAAGAGCCGCGACGTCCGGCAGTCCGTCCGGAGCCGTGTCCTCCTCCGGTGCGGTGTTCACCAGATCCACCACGGTGTCGAGTGCGCACCGGGTGTCGTGGGTGATCAGCACGATTAGCTCCCTGGCCTGGGGGGTCGGGCGGGCGCCCGCCGATGCTGGCCGATGGTAGTGGCTCCGGCGTGCACCGCACCTCCCCGCTCCGCACATGGCTTCGAATCCAACGCCGGAACCCCCGCC is a window from the Streptomyces capillispiralis genome containing:
- a CDS encoding serine/threonine-protein kinase, translating into MNMAMMRLRREDPRVVGSFRLHRRLGAGGMGVVYLGSDKKGQRVALKVIRPDLAEDQEFRSRFAREVSAARRIRGGCTARLVAADLDADRPWFATQYVPGPSLHDKVADEGPLGAAEVAAVGAALSEGLVAVHEAGVVHRDLKPSNILLSPKGPRIIDFGIAWATGASTLTHVGTAVGSPGFLAPEQVRGAAVTPATDVFSLGATLAYASMGDSPFGHGSSEVMLYRVVHEEAHLHGVPDALAPLVRACLAKDPEERPSTLQLSLRLKEIAAREAQGLADVRPPAPRGAEAERPTGRLADTYPERAQRRPGGQGTPPPRGGRGPASQGGGPSSGRNGRGVPASRGGSSRDSSPRGGQPSRSGSRNTPAPRNTPASRNTTRSGTGSRRPGSRPTGTGLRPANPRLLRQRLFVFVVVTLVVALGIALVQGCQGPSRGLGGDGGVRQELGTPDGGYPSLDESTFMDERYVSTMERDD
- a CDS encoding aminoglycoside phosphotransferase family protein codes for the protein MTPDLLLPELTARAVRMAHTRTPACPCAATRTLAHRPDATVVRHADTVAKAHPPDSDPAELTLRLAAAARRPDVFLAPLGPTPALLHGRLVTFWPYGTPVDPDDPDAAPWEAAATLLARLHRTPLTGATAGLPVMRGPAKAALAVARLRAAGDTPAAVPVLRAWAALPPWARAEAPLPDATALCHGDLHLGQLVRLPDGSWRLIDVDDLGVGVPAWDLARPAAWFACGLLPAQEWARFLDAYRAAGGPAVPAGADPWAVLDVPARALTVQTAARMIGRAVGERRPLDEVEQSVVDACARMAALPPGEHHESGK
- a CDS encoding zf-TFIIB domain-containing protein; this encodes MQCPKCRAPMHTYNRNGVQIEQCSGCRGIFLDYGELESLTRLESQWAQPAPPAPPAAPQAYPAAPAPQPPAWGAAPHGGHHGNRRHKSFGHMLFSS
- a CDS encoding chorismate-binding protein, with amino-acid sequence MPDLPPLARFGDRVATGLLDVTDDPAALDSRGFWAVCADFEGRLTCARFRDVREEPVPAPGGWRGPAVGDWTSSLDRAAYTAAVGRIRAHIAAGEVYQANLCRVLSAPVPDDADVDALTALLARGNPAPYAGTIRLPGHGVEIATASPELFLGRDGRVVESGPIKGTGRTEADLLEKDYAENVMIVDLVRNDIGRVCATGTVTVPDLCAVEKHPGLVHLVSTVRGELRAGAGWPELLAAAFPPGSVTGAPKSSALRIIEALETAPRGPYCGGIGWVDADRGTAELAVGIRTFWIDRDADGGAVLRFGTGAGITWGSDPEGEWRETELKASRLLAVASGAYEVSEGTNR
- a CDS encoding aminotransferase class IV, encoding MKIWLDGGLKDIESARVSVFDHGLTVGDGIFETVKAVDGRPFALTRHLDRLTRSARGLGLPDPDLDEVRRACAAVLEANPMPLGRLRLTYTGGHGPLGSDRGEHGPTLVVALGGTTRRPDSTAVITVPWTRNERGALTGLKTTSYAENVVALARAREQGASEALFGNTVGQLCEGTGSNVFVVLDGELHTPPLASGCLAGITRALVVEWAGAKETDLPLDVLERAEEVFLTSTLRDVQAVHRVDERELPGAPGPVTAKAMRIFDERAGADLDP
- a CDS encoding GNAT family N-acetyltransferase gives rise to the protein MTTTLRPAEPLQQNADGTRSRRYQVCVNSRPVGGIHLGTHPVFGDAVARIISLAIEEPDRRRGRGTVAALAAEEVARGWGCRRIEATVPAGAGSALGLATALGYVVRNRNMEKPLAAAPPALPPGSTARPMTDAEFGPWRARGTEEYVRTWVARGVPEAEARAKAATDDTELLPDGRATEGMLFTVLEHEGTAVGTLWLAMRGEGAYVFDVEADAAHRGRGHGRTLMLLAEAQSIAAGKRVLGLNVFAGNTPAERLYDSLGYDTTRYTLYKPLV
- a CDS encoding DsbA family protein produces the protein MSDSSPARPAAPVLDVWCELQCPDCRSALDDLRALRARYGDRLDLRLRHFPLEKHKHSFAAAQAAEEALEQGSGWPYVEAVLARVEELDRRGEAFLVEVAAELGLDAEEFDTALIDGRHILIVDADQAEGKAIGVTGTPTYVIGGERLDGGKSQEGLRERVEEIADRLLAAGQDG
- a CDS encoding CGNR zinc finger domain-containing protein, encoding MLITHDTRCALDTVVDLVNTAPEEDTAPDGLPDVAALEVFVQQHQVSEVGVLTEFDLAAVRKIRSRFSAVFAAADARAAAGLINELIAAAGTTPRLTDHDGYDWHVHYFAPGASVADHLAADCGMALAFFVVAGEQERLRRCEAPDCRHAFVDLSRNRSRRYCDSRTCGNRLHVAAYRARRKEAAG